One window of the Herbiconiux sp. L3-i23 genome contains the following:
- a CDS encoding ABC transporter ATP-binding protein: protein MTGGLHVSALTLRRGGLTICRNISLVVPEGEITVLLGANGAGKTTLLDGIAGVIPPADGAVTLQGRRIDTMTMHRRARHGLAYIEQGRSVFGHLTVTQNIAVVDRSPSALRRAFELFPRLAEKRTTRAGLLSGGEQQMLVIARALATRPRLLLVDELSLGLAPMVVNSLMQTLADLASTGVGVLLVEQFAEQALAIGTTAHIMQGGRIVRSAPCVDLLSDRAALAAPYLADPDDFS, encoded by the coding sequence ATGACCGGCGGGCTGCACGTCTCGGCTCTCACCCTGAGGCGCGGCGGACTGACCATCTGCCGCAACATCTCCCTCGTCGTGCCCGAGGGCGAGATCACCGTGCTGCTCGGCGCCAACGGAGCAGGGAAGACCACCCTGCTCGACGGGATCGCCGGCGTGATTCCGCCCGCGGACGGAGCCGTGACGCTGCAGGGACGCCGCATCGACACCATGACGATGCACCGGCGCGCCAGGCATGGGCTCGCGTACATCGAACAGGGTCGCAGCGTGTTCGGACACCTCACGGTGACACAGAACATCGCCGTGGTGGACCGCTCACCGTCCGCACTCCGACGTGCGTTCGAGCTCTTCCCCCGCCTCGCCGAGAAGCGCACCACGCGCGCAGGGCTCCTCTCGGGCGGTGAGCAGCAGATGCTCGTCATCGCCCGCGCTCTGGCCACGCGGCCACGCCTCCTCCTCGTCGACGAGCTCTCCCTCGGCCTGGCGCCGATGGTCGTGAACAGCCTCATGCAGACCCTCGCCGATCTCGCCTCCACGGGCGTCGGAGTTCTGCTCGTGGAACAGTTCGCGGAGCAAGCCCTCGCGATCGGGACCACGGCCCACATCATGCAGGGCGGTCGCATCGTCCGATCCGCCCCGTGCGTCGACCTTCTGAGCGACAGAGCCGCGCTCGCGGCCCCCTACCTGGCAGACCCCGATGACTTCAGTTGA
- a CDS encoding ATP-binding cassette domain-containing protein, with the protein MFAGAVFLAVVALLSAFLPFYWVYLLSTVGVGALVARSIGLLTGQVGIITLCQLSFAAIGGWVVSWLALQWPSAPFPVLVLLGGLATFPIGTVIGVVTARIRGVELAVVTLGFATALDLVLRQTSFPGVGQGVPVLPTAPFDDARWFTVFAVAVLIVTQLGVAALARSRHGVSWQAVRGGERAAASLGVPVLASKATAFGTSALIAGLAGGLLAGQYGLLTTSVFSPLASLVSLATAVLCGAALFSGAVLAGAFGVLIPEVLRRLDLPLDLGNALLAIGAFDTLRRGNGGLMEQFTRWREERSFRDVRVTCEIAETARSGAGPDLAGAEAGAGAAERRPRLSVRGLTVDFGGNRALDGVDLDLAVGEVQALIGPNGAGKSTLVDAVTGFLARHQGSVMFDGTSVDALSARRRAKLGIRRTFQQSRAVEALTVAEYLCLAAEGMPVDVVHTFFGLPDGDVPIRLMDIGSRRILEVAAALASRPGVLLLDEPAAGLGEEEHHAFAELVRRIPDTFGTSVLLIEHDMGFIRVAARRATVLDEGRVISSGPVAEVLRDPRVVAAYLGTEAAA; encoded by the coding sequence ATGTTCGCCGGCGCAGTCTTCCTCGCAGTCGTCGCTCTGCTGTCCGCGTTCCTCCCCTTCTACTGGGTGTACCTGCTGTCGACGGTCGGGGTCGGCGCGCTGGTGGCGCGCAGCATCGGCCTTCTCACCGGCCAGGTCGGCATCATCACGCTCTGCCAGCTGTCGTTCGCCGCCATTGGAGGCTGGGTCGTCTCCTGGCTCGCGCTGCAGTGGCCCTCCGCTCCCTTCCCCGTTCTCGTGCTGCTCGGGGGGCTCGCCACTTTCCCCATCGGGACGGTGATCGGCGTCGTGACGGCCCGGATCCGAGGGGTAGAGCTCGCGGTCGTGACGCTCGGCTTCGCCACCGCGCTCGACCTCGTACTCCGGCAGACCAGCTTCCCCGGCGTTGGGCAGGGGGTTCCGGTGCTGCCCACTGCTCCATTCGATGATGCGCGCTGGTTCACCGTCTTCGCCGTGGCTGTGCTCATCGTGACGCAGCTCGGGGTCGCTGCCCTCGCCCGGTCGCGGCACGGTGTCAGCTGGCAGGCCGTGCGGGGCGGCGAACGAGCAGCAGCATCGCTCGGCGTCCCGGTCCTTGCGTCGAAGGCCACGGCGTTCGGGACGTCGGCGCTGATCGCTGGGCTCGCGGGTGGCCTGCTCGCCGGGCAATACGGTCTGCTCACGACGAGCGTGTTCAGTCCCCTCGCGTCACTCGTCTCCCTGGCGACGGCGGTGCTGTGCGGTGCCGCACTGTTCAGCGGCGCTGTGCTGGCGGGCGCGTTCGGTGTGCTCATCCCCGAGGTGCTCAGGCGCTTGGACCTTCCGCTCGATCTCGGCAACGCGCTGCTCGCCATCGGCGCGTTCGACACCCTACGTCGCGGCAATGGCGGGCTCATGGAACAGTTCACGAGGTGGCGTGAGGAGCGTTCCTTCCGCGATGTCAGGGTCACGTGCGAGATCGCAGAGACGGCGAGGTCGGGCGCGGGTCCCGATCTCGCCGGCGCTGAGGCCGGCGCGGGTGCGGCTGAGCGCCGGCCGCGCCTGAGCGTCCGCGGACTGACGGTCGACTTCGGCGGCAATCGCGCCCTGGACGGGGTCGATCTCGATCTCGCGGTGGGAGAGGTGCAGGCGCTCATCGGGCCGAACGGTGCGGGGAAGTCGACCCTCGTCGACGCGGTCACGGGCTTCCTTGCTCGCCACCAGGGCAGCGTGATGTTCGACGGCACATCCGTCGACGCTCTCTCCGCCCGCCGGAGGGCGAAGCTTGGGATCCGGCGCACCTTCCAGCAATCGCGCGCGGTCGAGGCGCTCACGGTGGCCGAGTATCTGTGCTTAGCCGCAGAGGGTATGCCCGTCGACGTCGTGCATACGTTCTTCGGCCTGCCGGACGGCGATGTCCCGATCCGGCTCATGGACATCGGATCGCGCCGCATCCTCGAGGTCGCGGCGGCTCTCGCCTCGCGGCCCGGCGTGCTGTTGCTCGACGAGCCCGCGGCCGGCCTGGGCGAGGAGGAGCATCATGCCTTCGCTGAACTCGTGCGACGCATTCCCGACACTTTCGGCACGTCGGTGCTGCTGATCGAACACGACATGGGCTTCATCCGAGTGGCCGCCCGTCGTGCCACGGTGCTCGACGAGGGCCGCGTGATCAGCTCCGGGCCGGTGGCCGAGGTACTGCGCGACCCGCGGGTCGTCGCAGCGTATCTCGGCACGGAGGCGGCGGCATGA
- a CDS encoding MoxR family ATPase: MERTTQTGGGRLTESRARIAERIVGRERELELTLAAVAAGRDMLLEGPPGTSKTTMLKAITEEWGIPLFFVEGNADLTPAKIVGHHNPSRVLKEDYSADNFVAGPLVEAMQHGGFLYIEEFNRAPEDTLNTLLTAMADRRISIPRVGTVAAKPTFRVIASMNPYDNVGTTRLSTSVHDRLNRLAVDYQDEEAERGIVALRTGVTGPLGERQIADSVAVTRATRTHPDVRQGSSVRGAIDCVLVASQLAVLRGVERADDERYAELMYDAMIVSLSGRIHLDEAIGTTPERVLREIWEDRFILEPATAAPG, encoded by the coding sequence ATGGAACGCACGACGCAGACCGGGGGAGGGCGCCTCACCGAAAGCCGTGCTCGTATCGCCGAACGCATCGTCGGCCGTGAGCGTGAGTTGGAGCTCACGCTCGCGGCCGTCGCCGCGGGGCGCGACATGCTGCTCGAGGGGCCGCCCGGTACCAGCAAGACGACCATGCTGAAGGCGATCACCGAGGAGTGGGGCATCCCGCTGTTCTTCGTCGAGGGCAATGCCGACCTGACACCCGCGAAGATCGTGGGTCATCACAATCCTTCGCGCGTGTTGAAGGAGGATTACAGCGCCGACAACTTTGTCGCGGGCCCTCTCGTCGAGGCGATGCAGCACGGCGGGTTCCTCTACATCGAGGAGTTCAACCGTGCCCCCGAGGACACCCTCAACACTCTGCTCACGGCGATGGCCGATCGTCGAATCTCGATTCCCCGAGTGGGAACGGTGGCGGCGAAACCGACCTTCCGGGTGATCGCGTCGATGAATCCGTACGACAACGTGGGCACCACGCGGCTGTCGACCAGTGTGCACGACCGCCTCAACCGGCTCGCCGTCGACTACCAGGACGAGGAGGCGGAGCGGGGCATCGTCGCTCTGCGAACCGGGGTGACCGGTCCGCTCGGCGAGCGTCAGATCGCCGACTCCGTCGCGGTGACCCGTGCCACTCGCACGCATCCGGATGTGCGCCAGGGCAGCAGCGTGCGTGGAGCGATCGACTGCGTTCTCGTGGCATCGCAACTCGCTGTGCTGCGCGGAGTCGAGCGCGCGGACGACGAGCGGTACGCCGAGCTGATGTACGACGCGATGATCGTCTCGCTCTCGGGGCGCATCCACCTCGACGAGGCGATCGGCACGACGCCGGAGCGGGTGCTGCGTGAGATCTGGGAAGACCGGTTCATTCTCGAACCGGCGACCGCGGCGCCGGGTTGA
- a CDS encoding branched-chain amino acid ABC transporter permease yields the protein MLESLVAGLVNGAAYAILAVCIVVLYRLGGVLNVGQAALGGLGAYSCYTLLGLGVPLPVAAILGVAAAASASALAGGLFARWFAEPTETVRATVAVVLLILVLTLGFRLFGDSPRVMPSLVPAVSFDLGGVRVSLTTVVALALTFLLAGGLSLLLSRTQIGLRLQAMSERPTTAQLLGVNSHRLAIGAWAATGAVSTLAMLLVAPTRNPTFETMAFLVVPALAAGLLGAFTNVWVAAAGGLAIGALEGVGVHLPLVADYRGALPFVIIIVALIWQRRREVWGEAR from the coding sequence ATGCTTGAAAGCCTCGTCGCCGGACTGGTCAATGGGGCCGCCTACGCGATTCTCGCCGTATGCATCGTCGTGCTGTACCGGCTCGGAGGGGTGTTGAACGTCGGCCAGGCGGCGCTCGGAGGCCTCGGGGCCTACAGCTGCTACACCCTTCTCGGGCTGGGCGTTCCGCTGCCCGTCGCGGCGATCCTCGGCGTCGCGGCCGCGGCGTCGGCGTCGGCGCTCGCCGGGGGGCTGTTCGCGCGCTGGTTCGCGGAACCGACGGAAACCGTCCGGGCCACGGTCGCAGTGGTGCTGCTGATCCTCGTGCTCACGCTCGGGTTCCGCCTGTTCGGCGACTCTCCGCGGGTCATGCCGAGCCTGGTTCCCGCGGTGTCGTTCGACCTCGGCGGTGTTCGGGTCTCCCTGACGACCGTCGTCGCGCTGGCGCTCACCTTCCTCCTCGCGGGAGGCCTGTCGCTGCTGCTCTCACGGACGCAGATCGGCCTCCGCCTGCAGGCGATGTCCGAGCGGCCGACGACTGCTCAACTGCTCGGCGTGAACTCGCATCGGCTCGCGATCGGCGCGTGGGCGGCGACCGGGGCGGTGTCGACCCTGGCCATGCTCCTCGTCGCGCCCACCCGGAATCCGACGTTCGAGACGATGGCGTTCCTCGTGGTCCCTGCTCTCGCGGCGGGGCTCCTCGGGGCCTTCACGAATGTCTGGGTCGCGGCTGCGGGTGGTCTCGCCATCGGCGCCCTCGAGGGAGTCGGCGTGCACCTGCCGCTCGTCGCCGATTATCGAGGCGCGCTTCCGTTCGTCATCATCATCGTCGCGCTCATCTGGCAACGCAGGCGGGAGGTGTGGGGTGAGGCCCGATGA
- a CDS encoding N-acetylglucosamine kinase → MTADTALGGTSRRPSVVVAVDGGGEKTDAVVLTIEGELRARVTGPGSSPRVAGVEKAAATLEDIVGTVLAEAGETTPDGVHAFVSGLNLPDDTVALRAALGRAPWTHRAVLTLDNDMPALLRAGTDAADAVAVVCGTGINALGVRADGATATFAALGTISGDWGGGWELGQQALWHAARSRDGRGPATLLADAIPAAFGMSTLDDVIAALDGGRLPHAELRRLAPVLLTAATSGDEVAGALVDRQADEIITLACAALNRLQLSNAAVPVVFGGGVIASGNPRLSRGIRDGLAERAPHAHPVLLKTAPIVGAGVLAVAAAGGDDHARARARAALTAGQH, encoded by the coding sequence ATGACCGCGGACACTGCGCTCGGCGGCACATCGCGTCGCCCATCGGTGGTGGTCGCGGTGGACGGCGGCGGTGAGAAGACGGATGCTGTCGTGCTCACCATCGAAGGCGAGTTGAGGGCGCGCGTCACAGGGCCTGGGTCCAGCCCGCGCGTAGCGGGAGTCGAGAAGGCCGCCGCGACGCTCGAGGACATCGTGGGCACCGTGCTCGCCGAAGCCGGTGAAACGACACCGGACGGTGTTCATGCGTTCGTGTCGGGTTTGAATCTGCCGGACGACACCGTTGCTCTTCGCGCCGCGCTCGGTCGTGCGCCGTGGACGCATCGAGCGGTTCTCACGCTCGACAACGACATGCCCGCGTTGCTGCGAGCGGGCACCGACGCCGCAGACGCGGTCGCCGTCGTGTGTGGAACGGGAATCAACGCGCTGGGCGTTCGCGCGGACGGCGCCACCGCGACCTTCGCCGCGCTCGGCACGATAAGCGGTGACTGGGGCGGCGGCTGGGAGCTGGGTCAACAGGCCCTCTGGCACGCTGCCCGATCCCGGGACGGGCGGGGCCCGGCCACGCTCCTCGCCGACGCCATCCCCGCTGCCTTCGGGATGTCGACTCTGGACGACGTCATCGCCGCGCTGGACGGAGGCCGGCTGCCTCATGCAGAACTGCGCCGCCTCGCTCCGGTCCTTCTGACCGCGGCCACCTCGGGCGACGAGGTAGCCGGCGCCCTCGTCGACCGTCAGGCCGACGAGATCATCACGTTGGCGTGCGCTGCACTGAACCGGCTGCAGCTCAGCAACGCTGCGGTCCCGGTGGTGTTCGGCGGCGGCGTCATCGCTTCCGGCAATCCGCGCCTGAGCCGCGGCATCCGAGACGGACTGGCTGAACGCGCCCCCCATGCGCACCCGGTCCTGCTGAAGACCGCCCCCATCGTGGGTGCCGGGGTACTGGCCGTCGCGGCAGCCGGCGGCGACGATCACGCTCGTGCACGAGCACGCGCAGCCCTCACCGCCGGCCAGCACTGA
- a CDS encoding mycofactocin-coupled SDR family oxidoreductase has translation MAGRVEGKVAFITGAARGQGRSHALRLAQEGADIIAVDVAEPLPGMDRYYAGATQADLDETVRQVEALDRRIIARKADVRDYGALKGALDEGVAELGHVDIVSANAGIFAFGDKTQDVTDEEWDLVNDINAKGVWHTAKAVIPHLIEQGTGGSIILTSSTAGIKGTPNVAAYTASKHAVVGIMRTLALELAPHRIRVNTVHPTGVATDMILNEATFRLFMPDVEHPTKEQAAPIFEGTNALPIPWVEAVDISNAVLFLASDEARYVTGTELKVDAGYTIK, from the coding sequence ATGGCAGGACGCGTCGAAGGCAAGGTGGCCTTCATCACGGGCGCAGCCCGAGGCCAGGGTCGCAGCCACGCGCTGCGACTCGCCCAGGAGGGAGCCGACATCATCGCGGTCGACGTCGCGGAGCCGCTGCCCGGGATGGACCGGTATTACGCCGGCGCGACTCAGGCCGACCTCGACGAGACGGTGCGGCAGGTCGAAGCGCTCGATCGGCGCATCATCGCGCGCAAGGCCGACGTCCGCGACTACGGGGCTCTGAAGGGCGCCCTCGACGAAGGGGTCGCCGAGCTCGGCCACGTCGACATCGTGAGCGCGAACGCGGGCATCTTCGCGTTCGGTGACAAGACGCAGGACGTCACCGACGAGGAGTGGGACCTCGTCAACGACATCAACGCGAAGGGCGTCTGGCACACGGCGAAGGCGGTGATCCCGCACCTCATCGAGCAGGGCACGGGCGGATCGATCATCCTGACCAGCTCGACCGCGGGCATCAAGGGCACCCCGAACGTGGCGGCGTACACGGCGAGCAAACACGCGGTGGTGGGCATCATGCGCACCCTCGCGCTCGAGCTCGCCCCGCACCGAATCCGGGTGAACACGGTGCACCCCACCGGGGTCGCGACGGACATGATCCTCAATGAGGCGACCTTCCGCCTCTTCATGCCCGACGTCGAGCATCCGACCAAGGAGCAGGCGGCACCGATCTTCGAAGGCACGAACGCGCTGCCCATTCCGTGGGTGGAGGCGGTCGACATCTCGAACGCGGTGCTGTTCCTCGCCAGCGACGAGGCACGGTACGTGACCGGGACCGAGCTCAAGGTCGACGCGGGATACACGATCAAGTGA
- a CDS encoding mycofactocin-coupled SDR family oxidoreductase — MGKLDGKVAFITGAARGQGRSHAVRLAQEGADIIAIDIAGPVETVPYPGATPDDLAETVRQVEALDRRIVATKADVRDAAALKAAVDDGVAQLGRLDIVLANAGISTPASTLEMDEEVWQTMIDVNLTGVWKTLKASVPHIIAGGRGGAVVITSSLAAIYANPNTAHYSAAKAGLVMLSKVLAKELGPQSIRVNTVHPTTVATDMILNDATYRLFRPDLEQPTRADFEQAALTLNKLPIPAIESEDISNAILYLVSDDGRYVTGTTHIVDAGGQL; from the coding sequence ATGGGCAAGCTAGATGGCAAGGTCGCGTTCATCACCGGCGCGGCCCGAGGACAGGGTCGAAGCCACGCGGTGCGTTTGGCGCAAGAGGGTGCCGACATCATCGCGATCGATATCGCGGGCCCGGTCGAGACGGTGCCATACCCGGGAGCGACTCCGGACGACCTGGCTGAGACGGTGCGGCAGGTCGAAGCGCTCGACCGCCGCATCGTCGCGACGAAGGCCGACGTGCGCGATGCCGCCGCGCTCAAGGCCGCCGTCGATGACGGGGTCGCGCAGCTGGGCCGGCTCGACATTGTGCTTGCGAACGCGGGCATCTCCACGCCGGCATCCACGCTCGAGATGGACGAGGAGGTCTGGCAGACGATGATCGATGTCAACCTCACCGGAGTGTGGAAGACACTCAAGGCCTCGGTTCCGCACATCATCGCCGGTGGTCGCGGCGGGGCAGTCGTGATCACGAGCTCCCTCGCGGCGATCTACGCGAACCCGAACACCGCGCACTACTCCGCGGCGAAGGCTGGGCTGGTCATGCTCTCGAAGGTGCTCGCCAAAGAGCTCGGACCGCAGTCGATTCGCGTGAACACGGTGCACCCGACGACGGTTGCCACCGACATGATCCTCAACGACGCGACCTACCGGCTGTTCCGACCCGACCTCGAGCAGCCGACTCGCGCGGACTTCGAGCAGGCTGCGCTCACCCTCAACAAGCTGCCCATCCCGGCGATCGAGTCTGAGGACATCTCGAACGCGATCCTCTATCTCGTCTCCGACGACGGGCGATACGTGACCGGGACGACCCACATCGTCGATGCCGGCGGTCAGTTGTGA
- a CDS encoding VWA domain-containing protein: protein MFEPSAGSGGFVLQPRARERAAGGETRPGGVVAGFTDEKGELVGIDEFAEVDQLVRQRARQIASRLALRKPRNDASARRGVGDLMSMPYRGGSDDIDLDRTIELLAERPMPEDEDIIVRDRMRTGRSVVLAVDVSGSMKGERVRTAAATVGALAAELQRDDLGVLAFWSDAAILLPLGADVRPLEVLDDLLRIPARGLTNVSFPLEIAATQLAGAPARDSRVVLLSDCVHNAGPDPRVAAARLPRLDVLLDTSGEKDVELGRDLARVGRGRFRAIRSFHDVAPALSALFSE from the coding sequence GTGTTCGAGCCGTCGGCGGGTTCGGGAGGTTTCGTACTTCAGCCGCGGGCGCGGGAGCGCGCCGCTGGCGGGGAGACGCGTCCGGGCGGTGTCGTCGCGGGGTTCACCGACGAGAAGGGTGAACTGGTGGGCATCGACGAGTTCGCCGAGGTCGACCAGCTCGTGCGGCAGCGGGCGCGACAGATCGCATCGCGGCTGGCCCTGCGCAAGCCCCGCAACGACGCGTCCGCCCGTCGCGGCGTCGGGGACCTGATGAGCATGCCGTACCGGGGCGGCTCCGACGACATCGACCTCGACCGCACCATCGAGCTGCTGGCAGAGCGCCCGATGCCCGAGGACGAGGACATCATCGTCCGAGACCGGATGCGCACGGGACGTTCAGTCGTGCTCGCCGTCGACGTGAGCGGATCGATGAAGGGCGAACGGGTGAGGACGGCGGCGGCGACCGTCGGTGCGCTGGCGGCCGAGCTGCAACGCGACGACCTCGGCGTGCTCGCGTTCTGGTCGGATGCGGCGATCCTGCTTCCGCTCGGCGCAGACGTGCGACCTCTCGAGGTGCTCGACGACCTGCTCCGCATCCCGGCGCGGGGTCTGACCAATGTGAGCTTCCCGCTGGAGATCGCGGCGACGCAGCTCGCCGGGGCTCCGGCGCGCGACTCGCGGGTCGTGCTCCTCTCGGACTGCGTGCACAACGCAGGCCCCGACCCTCGCGTCGCCGCCGCACGGCTCCCAAGACTCGACGTGCTGCTCGACACCAGCGGCGAGAAAGACGTCGAACTCGGCCGCGACCTCGCTCGCGTCGGGCGGGGTCGGTTCCGCGCGATCCGCTCTTTCCACGACGTCGCCCCGGCGCTCAGCGCTCTGTTCTCCGAGTGA